One Vicia villosa cultivar HV-30 ecotype Madison, WI linkage group LG5, Vvil1.0, whole genome shotgun sequence genomic window, CGGAATCTTGAGGCCACGAATCTCGAAGTAGCTTCAGCAACAGTTGCGCCTTCCTCTTCGCCCTCTCCGTGCAATCACTTTGCACCAGAAGTAAAAGCTGAGTCAGAACCCCCGCCGTAACCGCTTCTCGCTGGCACCGTTCCGATTCCGAACACAGCGCCATGAGCGCTCCGGCAGCGTACTCCGTCGCACGATCCGAAATCTTGAGTATTATCTTCACAAGCATCGGAACTGTAAGCGCGTGAGAAGCGAAAGCCGCACAACCATCAGGTACACGGCACAACAACTCCACCGTCGCTAATGCTCTCTCCGCGTCACACTTCTCGAAGTCAGCAAGCCTGTCAACCAGCACCGCGGGCGCACCGGCGAGGACAGCACGGTGACGCGTCTGTTTCACAAGGCAGAGAGCGAATAAGGCCTTGATTCCAATCTTAAGCGCACGCGGATACGAGATCGGATTTTTGAGTATCTCAACCACGCCGTCGTAGATCCCGTCAACATTGCTCACCTGAGATCTTATCTCCGCCGAGTGAGTTCCCGCGACGACGATCTCAATAAGCGCCGCTGAGTTGACCCGGACATCGAACAAAGAATGTGAAAGAAGACTCGTTAGGTAGTTTATCTTATCAGAATCTTCCGCAACTAAAGCACATTCTGCCTCACTGAGTGGGAATAGAACAAGCAAAGCGAGTGACTCGTTTTTCATCTCATCTAAACCGTTGTAGTCGAAAACAATAGGTAACAAAACATGACGAACATTGAGAGAACCAATCAAAGAACGGTTATAATCCGAGTCACGAGCGAGTGTCCTGAGTCGACGAAGCGAGTTAAGTCTCATTTGCGTAGGTACAGAATGGGAAGAACACTGGTTAAGCAAGGAACGAACAAGAGCAGAATCTGCGGGCTGTTTGGGAGTTGGAATACGCTGAACACCAAAAGCGCGGTTCGCAACGCACCATTCTTGAATCAAACGGCGAAGAGTGTGATTAGGAATGAACGTGAAATCGGTGAGGTTAACCCTAGTGACCGGACACGTGGTGTTGCCGGTGTTAACCCACGACTCGATGCTGTTACGGTCGTAGGTCTGACCGGTGGAGACGGTAACAGGGTCTCTCATAAGCTCTAATGAGATTGGGCATCTGAAGTGGTAGGGAATCTGAATCCCTAAATCCAACGGTTGTAAAGAGCCACGCATATTTTTGGGTTAAGAGACAAGAAGAGGAAGGAGAATATTAAAAAGataaagaagaataagaagaataATGCTAAATCTGAAGGCTCTGCAAATTCTCTTTAGCTAAGATGTGTGTTTGCTTTCTCTTATATGAGATGAAACAGAGGAACATACCCAACAGCAACAGAGAGAGGGACCAACCCTCACTCTCTGCCATGCCCCCTGACTCGTTTCTTGCCCCCTCCCACACGTGTGATGTGTTGGCATCTAACTTGGAATCTAACTAACCATGGTtgggaaagagagagagagagagaaaattggtCAAATGAAATATGCTACATGTGGGTCCCACTATTATTTTTCCTGCCTAAAATCTTACTCCTGTGTACATCAACTAAATGTGTCTTGTCCAccatttggtttttttttttactttatttgttTCGTGTCACTTTGCACTTTGCACTTTGCACATTGCTCcctctttttttcctttcttttctttattgcGTCTCTTTCATCTTTCTTTGCATTCATGGCctttttgtttgctttacttttaTGTTAGAGGCTAGTCTTAGACCCTACTTTCGTTGTTTTGTGAATCGAGGGGAAAAGAAAGGTTTCGAGCACTGTTTCATTGCAACTCTGTGTGTGTCGTGAAAGGTGTGTACAGGAGGAGATGTATGTATATGATATGATTATTTGATGGTTCATTGCAAAAGTTAGTGACTAAACCAT contains:
- the LOC131602579 gene encoding U-box domain-containing protein 26-like produces the protein MRGSLQPLDLGIQIPYHFRCPISLELMRDPVTVSTGQTYDRNSIESWVNTGNTTCPVTRVNLTDFTFIPNHTLRRLIQEWCVANRAFGVQRIPTPKQPADSALVRSLLNQCSSHSVPTQMRLNSLRRLRTLARDSDYNRSLIGSLNVRHVLLPIVFDYNGLDEMKNESLALLVLFPLSEAECALVAEDSDKINYLTSLLSHSLFDVRVNSAALIEIVVAGTHSAEIRSQVSNVDGIYDGVVEILKNPISYPRALKIGIKALFALCLVKQTRHRAVLAGAPAVLVDRLADFEKCDAERALATVELLCRVPDGCAAFASHALTVPMLVKIILKISDRATEYAAGALMALCSESERCQREAVTAGVLTQLLLLVQSDCTERAKRKAQLLLKLLRDSWPQDSVGNSDDFACSHFD